Proteins encoded in a region of the Triticum dicoccoides isolate Atlit2015 ecotype Zavitan chromosome 3A, WEW_v2.0, whole genome shotgun sequence genome:
- the LOC119268008 gene encoding exportin-7-A-like isoform X2 encodes MSSMESLAQLEVLCEKLYNSRDSAERAHAESTLKCFSENSDYISQCQYILDNASTPYALMLASTSLVKQVSDRSLSLQLRLDIRNYVMNYLAARGPKLQNFVTISLIQLACRITKFGWFDDDRFREIFKEATDFLALASQDHYLIGLKILNFLVMEMNQANSAMPLTLHRKIATSFKDQFLLQIFQISLTSLHQLKSEVPDELRRVPISLALRCLSFDFVGSPVDESSEEFGTVQLPASWRPLLQDPSTVQIFFDYYKVNDTSISKEALECLVRLASVRRSLFVEDPARSQFLSHLMSGTREILQTGQGLADHGNYHEFCRLLGRFKVNYQLSELLNVEFYGEWLGLVAEFTTKSLLSWQWASNSVYYLLSLWSRLVTSVPYLKGDTPSLLDETVPKITEGFITSRINSVQASFADNSPDPDNPLENAESLQDQLESLPYLCRFKYESCSLFIINIMEPLLQAYTARSRLPASGDAAELSVIEGQIAWMVHIIAAILKIRQTVGCSQDSQELFDAELAARVLQLINITDTGVHAQRYQEISKQRLDRAILIFVQNFRRSYVGDQAMHASKLYARLSELLGLTDHLVLLNVIVGKIATNLKCYAECEDVIDHTLSLFLELASGYMTGKLLLKLESTKFIIANHSRENFPFLEEYRCVRSRTNFYYILGCLVFMEDGPVKFRSFMEPLLQVAVNLEASADAAFRTDVVKYAFTGLMRDLRGIAMATNSRRTYGLLFDWLYPSRMPLLLRAISLLTDEPEVTTPLLKFMSEFVLNKAQRLTFDSSSPNGILLFREISKLIVAYGSRILLLPNGTNIYRSKYKGIWISLTVLSRALCGNYVNFGVFELYGDRALADALDISLKMTLSIPLSDILTFKKLSKAYYGYMEVLFNNHITINSVLNLDTSTFVHIVTSLESGLKGLDTGISTQCASAIDSLAAFYFNNITAGDNPPSPAALNLARHIGELPSLFPQILKSLFEIIIFEDAGNQWSLSRPILSLTMISEQMFSDLRAQILASQPIDQQQRLLQCFDKLMTDVTRSLEPKNRDRFTQNLTTFRHDFRAK; translated from the exons ATGTCTTCAATGGAGAGCCTAGCACAGTTAGAGGTGTTGTGCGAAAAGCTTTACAACTCTAGAGACTCGGCTGAGAGAGCACATGCAGAAAGTACGCTCAAGTGCTTCTCAGAGAACAGTGACTACATTTCGCAGTGCCAATATATATTGGACAATGCGTCAACTCCATATGCCTTGATGTTGGCCAGTACAAGCTTGGTGAAGCAAGTCTCAGACCGCAGTCTTTCTCTGCAATTGCGCCTTGATATCC GGAATTATGTCATGAACTACCTTGCGGCAAGAGGACCTAAATTGCAGAACTTTGTGACTATTTCCCTAATTCAGCTTGCATGTCGGATAACAAAATTTGGATGGTTTGATGATGACAGATTCAGAGAGATTTTTAAAGAAGCAACAGATTTCTTAGCTCTT GCATCTCAGGATCACTATTTAATAGGATTGAAGATACTAAATTTTCTCGTAATGGAAATGAACCAG GCGAACTCTGCAATGCCTTTGACACTTCacagaaaaattgcaacttcatTCAAGGatcagtttcttctgcagattttcCAAATTTCTCTTACCTCATTACACCAACTGAAAAGTGAAG TACCGGATGAGCTAAGGCGTGTTCCTATTTCGCTTGCATTGAGGTGCTTGTCATTTGACTTTGTTGGTTCTCCAGTGGATGAGAGCTCTGAAGAGTTTGGAACAGTGCAG CTTCCTGCATCCTGGAGGCCTCTCCTTCAAGATCCTTCCACTGTTCAGATATTTTTTGATTACTACAAAGTCAATGATACATCTATTTCAAAAGAG GCTTTGGAATGTCTTGTCAGACTTGCTTCTGTCAGGCGAAGTCTTTTTGTGGAAGACCCCGCCAGGTCCCAGTTTCTCTCACATCTGATGTCAGGCACCAGGGAGATACTCCAAACAGGCCAAG GTCTCGCTGATCATGGAAATTACCATGAGTTCTGCCGTCTTCTGGGACGCTTTAAAGTGAATTACCAG TTATCAGAGCTTCTGAATGTTGAGTTCTATGGTGAATGGCTTGGTCTCGTAGCAGAATTTACAACtaaatcattgctatcatggcag TGGGCCAGTAATAGCGTCTACTATCTTTTAAGTCTCTGGTCAAGGCTGGTGACATCTGTGCCTTACTTGAAAGGCGATACACCGAGTCTGCTTGATGAAACTGTACCCAAAATTACAGAGGGTTTTATCACTTCTAGAATTAATTCTGTCCAG GCCAGCTTTGCGGATAACTCACCAGACCCAGATAATCCGTTAGAAAATGCGGAAAGTCTCCAGGATCAGCTGGAGAGTCTTCCTTATCTTTGTAGATTCAAG TATGAAAGCTGTAGCCTCTTCATCATTAATATCATGGAGCCTCTTCTACAAGCTTATACG GCAAGGTCAAGATTACCAGCTTCTGGAGATGCAGCTGAGCTGTCTGTCATTGAAGGGCAAATTGCATGGATGGTCCACATAATTGCAGCTATTCTCAAGATTAGGCAGACTGTTGGTTGCAG CCAAGATTCACAGGAGTTATTCGATGCAGAACTTGCGGCTCGTGTGTTACAGTTGATAAATATTACTGACACAGGGGTGCATGCACAG AGATATCAAGAAATAAGTAAGCAAAGGCTTGATCGAGCTATTCTTATCTTTGTTCAAAATTTCAGAAGGTCATATGTAGGGGACCAAGCCATGCATGCTTCAAAG TTGTATGCAAGATTGTCTGAACTTCTTGGACTGACTGACCATTTAGTTTTACTCAACGTCATTGTTGGGAAAATAGCTACAAATCTGAAATGCTATGCTGAG TGCGAAGATGTTATTGATCATACTCTGTCACTGTTCCTGGAGCTTGCATCTGG CTATATGACTGGAAAGCTTCTTCTCAAGCTGGAGAGTACAAAGTTCATTATCGCAAATCATTCT CGGGAAAATTTTCCGTTTCTTGAAGAATACAGATGTGTCCGCAGTAGAACTAACTTCTACTACATCCTTGGCTGCTTGGTATTCATGGAGGATGGCCCAGTAAAATTCCGAAGTTTCATGGAGCCACTTCTGCAG GTTGCAGTTAATTTGGAGGCAAGTGCTGATGCTGCTTTCCGGACTGATGTTGTAAAGTACGCATTTACTGGTTTGATGAGAGATCTACGAGGCATTGCTATGGCCACAAACAG CCGCAGGACTTACGGCCTCCTATTTGACTGGTTGTATCCGTCTCGCATGCCTCTTCTGTTGAGAGCCATCTCCCTGCTGACTGATGAACCAGAG GTCACCACACCCTTACTCAAGTTCATGTCTGAATTTGTTTTGAATAAGGCTCAACGATTGACATTTGATTCGTCATCACCAAATGGGATCCTTCTGTTCCGGGAGATTAGTAAGCTGATTGTGGCTTATGGTTCACGGATTTTATTACTTCCAAATGGCACTAATATTTATAGAAGTAAATACAAAGGCATATGGATTTCATTGACTGTTCTTTCAAGGG CCCTATGTGGGAACTATGTCAATTTTGGTGTCTTCGAGCTTTATGGTGACAGAGCACTTGCGGATGCCCTTGATATATCTTTAAAGATGACCCTGTCAATTCCGTTGTCTGACATATTGACATTTAAAAAG CTTTCAAAAGCATACTATGGATATATGGAAGTTCTTTTCAACAACCATATCACTATCAATTCTGTCCTCAATTTGGACACAAGCACATTTGTGCATATTGTCACCTCGCTTGAATCTGGCTTGAAAGGATTAGATACAGGAATATCAACACAG TGTGCTTCTGCCATTGATAGCTTGGCAGCTTTCTATTTTAACAATATAACAGCTGGCGATAATCCACCATCACCAGCTGCACTGAATCTTGCTCGACATATTGGGGAGCTCCCAAGTTTATTTCCTCAG ATACTGAAGTCACTTTTTGAAATCATTATCTTCGAGGATGCGGGTAACCAGTGGAGTCTCAGTAGACCAATACTTAGTTTGACAATGATCAGTGAACAG ATGTTTAGTGATCTGAGAGCGCAGATATTAGCGTCACAG CCTATAGATCAGCAACAACGCCTCTTACAGTGTTTCGATAAGCTCATGACTGATGTCACAAGGAGCTTGGAACCAAAGAACAGAGACAGATTCACTCAAAATCTCACAACATTCAGACATGATTTCCGAGCAAAGTGA
- the LOC119268008 gene encoding exportin-7-A-like isoform X1: MSSMESLAQLEVLCEKLYNSRDSAERAHAESTLKCFSENSDYISQCQYILDNASTPYALMLASTSLVKQVSDRSLSLQLRLDIRNYVMNYLAARGPKLQNFVTISLIQLACRITKFGWFDDDRFREIFKEATDFLALASQDHYLIGLKILNFLVMEMNQANSAMPLTLHRKIATSFKDQFLLQIFQISLTSLHQLKSEVPDELRRVPISLALRCLSFDFVGSPVDESSEEFGTVQLPASWRPLLQDPSTVQIFFDYYKVNDTSISKEALECLVRLASVRRSLFVEDPARSQFLSHLMSGTREILQTGQGLADHGNYHEFCRLLGRFKVNYQLSELLNVEFYGEWLGLVAEFTTKSLLSWQWASNSVYYLLSLWSRLVTSVPYLKGDTPSLLDETVPKITEGFITSRINSVQASFADNSPDPDNPLENAESLQDQLESLPYLCRFKYESCSLFIINIMEPLLQAYTARSRLPASGDAAELSVIEGQIAWMVHIIAAILKIRQTVGCSQDSQELFDAELAARVLQLINITDTGVHAQRYQEISKQRLDRAILIFVQNFRRSYVGDQAMHASKQLYARLSELLGLTDHLVLLNVIVGKIATNLKCYAECEDVIDHTLSLFLELASGYMTGKLLLKLESTKFIIANHSRENFPFLEEYRCVRSRTNFYYILGCLVFMEDGPVKFRSFMEPLLQVAVNLEASADAAFRTDVVKYAFTGLMRDLRGIAMATNSRRTYGLLFDWLYPSRMPLLLRAISLLTDEPEVTTPLLKFMSEFVLNKAQRLTFDSSSPNGILLFREISKLIVAYGSRILLLPNGTNIYRSKYKGIWISLTVLSRALCGNYVNFGVFELYGDRALADALDISLKMTLSIPLSDILTFKKLSKAYYGYMEVLFNNHITINSVLNLDTSTFVHIVTSLESGLKGLDTGISTQCASAIDSLAAFYFNNITAGDNPPSPAALNLARHIGELPSLFPQILKSLFEIIIFEDAGNQWSLSRPILSLTMISEQMFSDLRAQILASQPIDQQQRLLQCFDKLMTDVTRSLEPKNRDRFTQNLTTFRHDFRAK, translated from the exons ATGTCTTCAATGGAGAGCCTAGCACAGTTAGAGGTGTTGTGCGAAAAGCTTTACAACTCTAGAGACTCGGCTGAGAGAGCACATGCAGAAAGTACGCTCAAGTGCTTCTCAGAGAACAGTGACTACATTTCGCAGTGCCAATATATATTGGACAATGCGTCAACTCCATATGCCTTGATGTTGGCCAGTACAAGCTTGGTGAAGCAAGTCTCAGACCGCAGTCTTTCTCTGCAATTGCGCCTTGATATCC GGAATTATGTCATGAACTACCTTGCGGCAAGAGGACCTAAATTGCAGAACTTTGTGACTATTTCCCTAATTCAGCTTGCATGTCGGATAACAAAATTTGGATGGTTTGATGATGACAGATTCAGAGAGATTTTTAAAGAAGCAACAGATTTCTTAGCTCTT GCATCTCAGGATCACTATTTAATAGGATTGAAGATACTAAATTTTCTCGTAATGGAAATGAACCAG GCGAACTCTGCAATGCCTTTGACACTTCacagaaaaattgcaacttcatTCAAGGatcagtttcttctgcagattttcCAAATTTCTCTTACCTCATTACACCAACTGAAAAGTGAAG TACCGGATGAGCTAAGGCGTGTTCCTATTTCGCTTGCATTGAGGTGCTTGTCATTTGACTTTGTTGGTTCTCCAGTGGATGAGAGCTCTGAAGAGTTTGGAACAGTGCAG CTTCCTGCATCCTGGAGGCCTCTCCTTCAAGATCCTTCCACTGTTCAGATATTTTTTGATTACTACAAAGTCAATGATACATCTATTTCAAAAGAG GCTTTGGAATGTCTTGTCAGACTTGCTTCTGTCAGGCGAAGTCTTTTTGTGGAAGACCCCGCCAGGTCCCAGTTTCTCTCACATCTGATGTCAGGCACCAGGGAGATACTCCAAACAGGCCAAG GTCTCGCTGATCATGGAAATTACCATGAGTTCTGCCGTCTTCTGGGACGCTTTAAAGTGAATTACCAG TTATCAGAGCTTCTGAATGTTGAGTTCTATGGTGAATGGCTTGGTCTCGTAGCAGAATTTACAACtaaatcattgctatcatggcag TGGGCCAGTAATAGCGTCTACTATCTTTTAAGTCTCTGGTCAAGGCTGGTGACATCTGTGCCTTACTTGAAAGGCGATACACCGAGTCTGCTTGATGAAACTGTACCCAAAATTACAGAGGGTTTTATCACTTCTAGAATTAATTCTGTCCAG GCCAGCTTTGCGGATAACTCACCAGACCCAGATAATCCGTTAGAAAATGCGGAAAGTCTCCAGGATCAGCTGGAGAGTCTTCCTTATCTTTGTAGATTCAAG TATGAAAGCTGTAGCCTCTTCATCATTAATATCATGGAGCCTCTTCTACAAGCTTATACG GCAAGGTCAAGATTACCAGCTTCTGGAGATGCAGCTGAGCTGTCTGTCATTGAAGGGCAAATTGCATGGATGGTCCACATAATTGCAGCTATTCTCAAGATTAGGCAGACTGTTGGTTGCAG CCAAGATTCACAGGAGTTATTCGATGCAGAACTTGCGGCTCGTGTGTTACAGTTGATAAATATTACTGACACAGGGGTGCATGCACAG AGATATCAAGAAATAAGTAAGCAAAGGCTTGATCGAGCTATTCTTATCTTTGTTCAAAATTTCAGAAGGTCATATGTAGGGGACCAAGCCATGCATGCTTCAAAG CAGTTGTATGCAAGATTGTCTGAACTTCTTGGACTGACTGACCATTTAGTTTTACTCAACGTCATTGTTGGGAAAATAGCTACAAATCTGAAATGCTATGCTGAG TGCGAAGATGTTATTGATCATACTCTGTCACTGTTCCTGGAGCTTGCATCTGG CTATATGACTGGAAAGCTTCTTCTCAAGCTGGAGAGTACAAAGTTCATTATCGCAAATCATTCT CGGGAAAATTTTCCGTTTCTTGAAGAATACAGATGTGTCCGCAGTAGAACTAACTTCTACTACATCCTTGGCTGCTTGGTATTCATGGAGGATGGCCCAGTAAAATTCCGAAGTTTCATGGAGCCACTTCTGCAG GTTGCAGTTAATTTGGAGGCAAGTGCTGATGCTGCTTTCCGGACTGATGTTGTAAAGTACGCATTTACTGGTTTGATGAGAGATCTACGAGGCATTGCTATGGCCACAAACAG CCGCAGGACTTACGGCCTCCTATTTGACTGGTTGTATCCGTCTCGCATGCCTCTTCTGTTGAGAGCCATCTCCCTGCTGACTGATGAACCAGAG GTCACCACACCCTTACTCAAGTTCATGTCTGAATTTGTTTTGAATAAGGCTCAACGATTGACATTTGATTCGTCATCACCAAATGGGATCCTTCTGTTCCGGGAGATTAGTAAGCTGATTGTGGCTTATGGTTCACGGATTTTATTACTTCCAAATGGCACTAATATTTATAGAAGTAAATACAAAGGCATATGGATTTCATTGACTGTTCTTTCAAGGG CCCTATGTGGGAACTATGTCAATTTTGGTGTCTTCGAGCTTTATGGTGACAGAGCACTTGCGGATGCCCTTGATATATCTTTAAAGATGACCCTGTCAATTCCGTTGTCTGACATATTGACATTTAAAAAG CTTTCAAAAGCATACTATGGATATATGGAAGTTCTTTTCAACAACCATATCACTATCAATTCTGTCCTCAATTTGGACACAAGCACATTTGTGCATATTGTCACCTCGCTTGAATCTGGCTTGAAAGGATTAGATACAGGAATATCAACACAG TGTGCTTCTGCCATTGATAGCTTGGCAGCTTTCTATTTTAACAATATAACAGCTGGCGATAATCCACCATCACCAGCTGCACTGAATCTTGCTCGACATATTGGGGAGCTCCCAAGTTTATTTCCTCAG ATACTGAAGTCACTTTTTGAAATCATTATCTTCGAGGATGCGGGTAACCAGTGGAGTCTCAGTAGACCAATACTTAGTTTGACAATGATCAGTGAACAG ATGTTTAGTGATCTGAGAGCGCAGATATTAGCGTCACAG CCTATAGATCAGCAACAACGCCTCTTACAGTGTTTCGATAAGCTCATGACTGATGTCACAAGGAGCTTGGAACCAAAGAACAGAGACAGATTCACTCAAAATCTCACAACATTCAGACATGATTTCCGAGCAAAGTGA